The stretch of DNA CATTATTTTTGCTAAAAAATTTCTATTTGGCTAAAATGATGTCCAACCAAACTTTTACAAATTTGGCCCCAAAAAAAATATTCAGTTGGAACAAATAGACATTATATCTatagaagaaattaaaaagaataaCAGTTAGAGTAAAGTCCACATTACATGTCAAGATGAAGCAAGAAGAAATATATAGTTGTAACAAATAAATCATTATATATGACTACATgcaattaaaagttaaaaactAACCTACTTGTAAGctgatttttaaatatttttcactCTCACGCGCTTAAAAGAGAGTGCACCCACACTTTTTGCCACATCAGCATCTAGGGAGGTAATGGCTCTCAAAATGCCAAGTCCAGGGAGGTAATTAAGACCACGAATAATTTAAGGGTGTAACTAACAATCCGTGTCAAGTTTAGAAAAGTTTTTAGATATTCCACCTTTACTTTTTTTATGTTATCATGAGAAGTTTTATGGTGTGCCTCACTTAACTGACATTAGTTGTGTGAGGTCTCTTTTTATCTCACAAATTTATAAGGGATTTTTTtgttcctatacactatttgaaaccttattaccaAAAATATCCCAGTTTTGGTATTTACCCGACATAAACACGATTTAgctacaaaaataatactttaCATTTGTTTAAACTAGACTCCTTTCTGCGGTAAACTTCCTTATTTAGATGCAGGATTTTGGGATAGCTTATATTTCAGTTAGAGATTTTACTGAAGCAATCATCGCACCATAATCAACGCAACATATCTGTAGAATCCTTCTATTACGCAGATTTTCTCTGGTTATCATCGCACCATAATCAAGGCAGCATATCTGTATAATCCTTCTATTATGCATATGTCCTCTGGTTTTCCATAAACAAGTTAACAAACTCAAAAAAAGCTTCTGAagaaaataattgcaaataattagCTACAATTGAATTAAATTTCGCGACATAATGTCAAAATTGGCGATTATGCTTCAGCTCAATGGTCGGTGGGATAGCGTTGGGAGATACAAAGATTTTGATGTTGGCGGAATTGTAGTCAATAAAGATTCAAATTATAGTCAATTGAATTCCGCAATTGCAGAGCATCTAATGATCGATACCTCCACAAAAATCATCGAAATCAAATACACTGTCAACGAACGTTGTCCTCCAATGAAAATTCGGAACGATATGGGAGTTCGAGTATATATTGAgatgaaaaaggaaaataaaaatttaggaaTGTATCCGTTGTGTATAACAGTATGTGATTTCGATTTGGAATGTAGTATGTCGAATGCGAGCATAATTGCAGGTTTGCTCTATTTTTTCAGTGCTGATGTTTTTCAATTTCAAGTGTTCTATAATTTTACTACAAATTATCTACAACCATACTACATAACAAATGTAGTTCAACTGTTATGTCTCTAAATACAATTGAAGTGTACCTGTTACACAGTACTTAagatttgaaaaaataaaaatgtgaTCACAGAACAAAGTATCTACAAGTATTCTATCAAATAGTAAACACCTGAATATACAGAGGCCTGAATTACTATACTTTTTTGAGTGTAGGTACTTTTGATTATCGTAATACTAACGTGGTACAATTGTCAAGTAATTGTAACACAATTGGATAAGTATCAGGAACATTGAAGTTGATTAATATGCCAACATCTCCGATAATTATGAAATATAAAAGTATCATCATAACAGAACATACGCCAAATATAATTGAAGTAGGCCAAGTTTACCAAGACAAGCAAACAACTATCAGTGCAATGAAGCACCATTCTGTCATGAATAAGTTTCAATTTAGGGTGAAAAGGTCTAGTGCAAGAAGGTAGGGACATTTTATTTGTCAAATTCATATTGTGTATAAGTtgtagtttttatatatataaattatatataaattatttaaaataatttgttGTGCATAAACAGACTCGTATTCTATAGCTACAATTTGCATAACATTTTTTGAATTATCTTTATTCTGTAGCTATTGCCTCGTATGTGTTGGGGACAATTGTACGCGGCACTTCAAGTCCACCAGCATAAATGAATCAGCATTGTTCAAGGTTCAAAAATTCAACAGCTTGTACACATGCTCTTTGATGGACAACATATATATACAACGCAAAGCTACTGCCATGGTAGTTAGCAGCATGGTAATGCCAAAATATGTGGATCCTAAGACAATATACACACCAAAAGACATACAAACTGATATGTTGTTGGAACATGGTGTGAACTTAACATACATGCAAGCTTGGAGAGCAAGAAAAAAGACTTTGGAATTTTTGAGAGGTCATCCTGCTGATTCCTATAGTCGCTTACTGAGTTATTTGTATATTCTGGAGAAGACTTATCCGGGGTCGGTAGTGAAATTGCAGAAGACTGAAGATGACTGTTTCTTGTATGCATTTGTTGCACTTAGTACGTCAATCAAAGGTTAGGAGCATTGTAGGCCAGTTGTAGTAGTCGATAGTACCTTCTTGAAGTCGGCATATAGGGTAATCATCCTAATAGCTAGCACAATGGATGCATTAATGTAgattaattgtaaaaatattgtTATAAAGTTATTTCTGAAactgtattttttatattttcaaattttattactgtaattgaatttctttttgctACCTATGTGATGGGTAGCATATTACCACTAGCATACGTCATTGTTGATTCAGAAAATGACGCATCATGGAGGTGGTTGTTTGAGCAATTCAAACATGCATATGGCGAAAAACCAAATATGTGTGTTGTTTCAgaccggaatgagagtatattgaaGGCAACATCTACTCTTTATACCGCCATGCCACATTATGCTTGCATGTGGCATATTTAGACAAATGTAAGGTCAAAGTTCAAGAAAGGCCATCTAAAGTTAAGTGAATTGTACTTTGACACGGCACGATCATACACACTTGATGAATTTAATGAAAGAATATCATAGATTGAAGAGATCGACATACGTGTTAAAGCATACCTATACGATATTGGCTATCACATATTGTCTCGGGTATATGCTACGGTGAACAGAACATGAACGATGACATCAAACATTGCAGAGTCCTTGAATGCGGTAACCAAATATGCGAGAAAGCTGCCCGTAGTTGAACTATTAGAGTACATGAGGACTCTTCTTGAACGTTGGATTAATGAAAAGTTATTGAATACAAAGGATACGTTCACATACCTTGGGGGGAAATACAACAAAGAGTTGGAGGATAACTGGACATTATCGCAGAAGATGAGAGTAAGTTATGGACAATAACATCAGATCATTGATTTAATCAAActaaatatatacatataattgtAGATATGTTGTTgtataattgtatttattttGTCTTGTATCTGTTGTTGACAACTTGTTATGTGTTTGTAATGAAATTGTAGGTGAGGGCTTCAACAGATTACATCCATACTGTGATAGATGGTGTGAAGCGCTTCATTGTTTgccttcaaaacaagagatgtagTTGTAGACAATTCCAGCTTGATGAACTTCCTTGTTCACATGCTTTGGCAGCTTTGAGGCACATGAACGAGTCTTATGAAAACTATTATTCTCTTTATTACACGAGGGAGAGCCTTCTGCAGACTTATGAAATACCAGTAGACCTGCTACATGATGAAAGCAAATGGAATGTGCCACAACATATAGCTGAAGAAGTTGTAATGCCACCTACTGGGAAATGGCAGTCAGGGAGACCTCAAAAATAAAGATACAAATCATATGATGAAGTAAATGCAAAGAAATACAAGGGTTCATGTGGTAACTGCGGACAAGAAGGGcataacaaaagatcttgtaggaatgctcccaaaaaaaaaaaaattgatatagtattaaaaaaaaaaattattgagtACTGTTGATGATAATCTGTCCTTTAAGATATATTGAGTTATATTTGTTATATTCTGGAGAATTATAGTTGTGGTGTAATTATGTTGCTAATTTGAATAAAAATTGTCTCATATGATGAATGTTTGGTAAACAGATTTCAATTCTTAATGCAATTGGTTTGTAGTTGTTTTGTTCAAAAACTGggtttatttattacttttaaGCTTTTCCTAACAACACTGCTAAAATTGAATAGAttctatatttttgtatagtagtTGTAGACATAATTATAGTTATGCTGTAAAGAAATTATATAGTACCAATATCGAGATCAAGTACTAACAACTTTTAACCAAAACAAATGCCACAGATATTTTCTATTGTAAGTAGTAGAATTTTGGACAAAATAACAAAAAACAAAAAGTAAAACAATTGTAGCACAAATCTTCTATAAATTAATTCTAGATGACTTGTTCTTAATAAATAATTTTcttacaactttaatacaatccAGCTACAACTAAACACTTTAACTATAATTTTTCTACAGAAAAGGGTAACTAATTCTTTTTGTTCTAGACTCGTGTTCTCTCCCTCACAGCTGGTGCACCTTTTCTTCGTGCTAATTTGTCAGTCACCTCACTTTCACTAATTGCACCAAGCTCTTACTTTTTTCTAGCATAATCCCAAATGAGCGCTCCATGGCGTCTATGGTGTTGATCAATATCATAAAGGTCTTCCTTTGAAATTGATAGCTCTCCAATGCTGACATATTCTGCAAATATTGCCATGTATACACCACAGTCACTgcaaaaaataataggaaaaaagATTTAGCATTCAATGTAAAATACAATtggttaaattgaaggaaaaacagTACATACAGTGATCCTTCTTTTTGATGGGGTATCTCACCGACCAACCACTAAATGTTAAGAGGGTCAGTAAAACCTTTTTCAATATATGCCTTTGTGTCTTGTAGTTGATGTCTGGATGCTTGCCATAGAAGCCGGTGCATGACAAGTAGAGGGGGATCATAATAGCAAACTTGTCGACAATAGATTCAACAAGTTTGTGATTTCGTGAATAGACCATAGAATCATAAACATATAGAACCCTATCGGTAATGTCAAACACAACCAACAACTAATGAAATTTCTCCACAATGTTTATGGGCATAATCATAAAATCAAATTTTTCCCATGCAATATTTGCAAGTAATCGGTACCCTAATATGTATTCAGATACGACGTCATGGGGTTTGACAACAGCAAGCTTCCTATCGGCAGGAGCATTAATGTACCTCTCATAAATTTGTTCAATTCTAGTCTTGAAGATACAGTGAGTGGTTGTAAACCGTATTTTATTTTCAGGACTATACTTTCCTCTTTTCCTCAAATagaataaaataacatcaatgtgcTGTGAAAAACAGATTTCATTATTTCTCAATGCTGAATATAATTTAACTacaatttttaaataaaaaatctacAGATATCTAAAATAACAAAATACTACAGCTAATCATTAAATTCTGCCAAGGTATGAGTGTACCGTGTTGTTGAGGATTTGCCCGGGATGTGCCAAAGTATAAAACTAGTCCTTTTTATCAACTTTCTCCACTCCAAGATCAAACCACGGGTTGAGCTTGTTATCTTTTAAAGTATAAGGCGCATTATTCCTATTTAAAGATATAGCAAGTACAATTAATATGTAGtttcaattgaaaatctataaATTGTATGCACTCGATAATATAAAAAAAGTGTATAATCTAACCTCTTTGAAACTGTGCGGTACCTAAATATAACCACTTATTAAACTCTTTCAACAAGTCAGGATCAACATCGTCACCAATAACCTAGTAAATGGATGCTTGATATTGAAAATTGGAGGAGGTCCAACATAAATGCTTTCCCCAAAACTGAAATAAGGGAGAAAGAGGAATCTGGCATGCTTTCCATGAACCCTTGTTCTTCCTTGATGCACAAGGGTTGTTTTATCTTCATTAACCTCGCCGAACTTAACAAACTGTGAGAAGTTCTCTAGCAGCTCAAAATCATTAAGTGTTACTGCCCTTTTTCCAGACCTGGAGTCATTGTCCGAATCACCTATATTGATGAAGTCGACTGGCTCACCTACAAAATCAAAAACAAAAGAACAACATTGTATGTTGGTTGCATctgaaattttgaaaaaactgAAACTTATATGAAAGCTGTTGTTTTATTCCTACAATTATATTGTAATATATAATACTACTCAAATTTTCATTGCAATCGTCTCCTTGTTGTATAATATTTGCTTCTTGAATTGGAGATTGCAAATGCATAGTTTCTTTCTCCTCATTTAAATGCTCTCCTTGTATGCCAACTTTTGCATCATGTTTTGGAGAATGGTCATGCATAGTTTCCTTCTCTGCGACAACAAATGTGTACAACTTAATAAAATTGTAGATCATTTGTAGTAAATAGAAATAACACTGTAAATAAATTGTagttaatttattaaaatatttttctgtAGCTGAAATGTAATATGTATTGTAAAATATGGATATAAAATGTACTAAATGCCTCTTGAAATGGGAAAGATAAGTCAACACCTACCGGGCATGATATAGGAATATTCTCCTCTTTTTGAATGTCAGACATGTGTCATGTATCTAAgacaataattaaaaatataatgtagattatttattgataatttaggctatatgtaaatataatttaaaatatttgtcATCATATTGtgttaaaattattaaaatacatGTTTTATTGCTACTGTCCAACACTTGTTTAGCACTACTGCCATGATACTATTATTTGTTCTTTTCTTTATAATGCTCATCATTTTTCGCAGAACTGCCAGTAAACTGCAAGCAGAATTTGTTAGGCTATATACTTTATGAATGCTAATATAAACATAAACATGGTAAAAAAAGTTTTCCAAAATGAATATATTTTGAATGAAACCTTAGCATCAATGTTAGTATCCTGTTGACTTTTTATTGCCTGTAACACAGACTTGATAGAATCATTGAGTAGCACTCGAATGCTACTTAGTTCTTCAAAAACCTAAAGAACAAAAAATGCTTATAATGTATCTGACAATAAGAGGcttacaaaaatataaagaagactAAAAATCAAGAATTAGGGATACCTCTTTCTTGAACAATCCAAGGTCTGAACCGACCTAAGTATTAAAATAGAAAGAGTTAAAGAAATTAAAGAAACCATCTAGGAATATCATCAGTTGTTACCTTATCAacatcttttcttaattttttttagttGTTTTAGAATATCTTTCTTGTCATCTATTCCCGTTGCCTGCTTATTGCCAGATGAAGATGGAGCATTTGTCGGATGCTCGGCCTGCGTTTCAGTTTCTTCAAGGATGTATTCAAATTTATCTGGCAAAGTCATTCTAGAAAGCTCTTCTGGGGCTTCAATCATGTTGGTAAACTGAGTGAAATAAAAATATGAGGGACCTAGTCATCATATGTATAAAATGTGTAGATAATTTGTATTTATATTGTCCGTACCATAAAATTGTAGTCTAGTTGTGTTAAGTATGTCAATATTTTGAGATACCTTATACATAAGTGAAAAATATTTATCTTGATCCATGATGGTTTGATTATCCTCTCTTTCAATGCAGAAATCCATATCATGTCCTTACTAGCTGTCCAGTTAAGTATGCAGAAGATCGAATTACCAACTCTTGTAGCTATATCAGTGTTGAATGTAGAGCAACATTCATATAACCAGATTTGCATAGCGAGTGAAAAATCTCGAATGAGATAAAAATTCACAGAAGAGTTCAGCTTATGTCTAACAGACTGAAGCAATTGTGTATAAGCTTCGATACCCCATGCGAAATTCGCATACTGCCCCGAGTTCACCAAATAGAACCTAAAGTGGTCTATCAAACCATTATCTTTCTCTGAAGGACAAAGGAAGAATTCTATCATATAGATAATACACAACTTGACTGCATTCTCATCATTCACCCAACTACGGCTGGTTACAATTTGTTTCAAGTACGACTTCTCAACTTTTTCCTTGTTCGAAAAATAGCTCCTCATTATTTTACTGTCATACTTAGTTATGTAACCAAAGTTCGTTACTTCTGTAAAATATCTAAGCCCAGTGATAAGGGCAAACTCCCTCAACCTAAAGTTCAGCCTCTCACCCTTTATCTCTGCTGTAAAAAACTGAGAACCGGATGCGTTCAATTCATACTTCATGAGAGGGTGAATTGCCTGATTTTGGATACATATTTTGGGCATGCAAAGAAAGTGCCCAAAACATGTCTTCTTAAATAACTTTAACCCATTTTCAGACAATAACACCTTGATTTGGGCATGAACAGCAGGGTCGGATAATGTCTGAAACCTAGTGATGCCATAATTAAAATCATGTGGTGCAAAAAATATTCGATTCTataccaaaaataataataagttaATAAAACATGTTTAACGACCAAAACATAAAATAATAACAATTCTACTACACTTTATCTACAGCCAGAAATATATTAATACATTGCATACAAATAAGTTATAAAATTAGTAAATATATATAACAACTGAACTACATTGAAGCTACAAATGCACTGACAAATTTATGTTTAGAGCAAAAAAGTAGAAACTAATAACTAAACAcaatatatacaatttgtttacAGAAAATGAAACTAACATCTATAAATAGAgcaaataataaccaataaaacTAACTAAATCATGTAGTACATTCCCTAacaaaattatttcaaataatataCGACAAATCTACAATTTCTAGGAAAATGCTGATAACCAATAATAAATATACAAAATGTAGACAAAATTTTTAtaaatacagaaaaataaaaaataggtaTCGTCATGAGAATGAAAACATATTTTGTAACTaaaaaaaaaagagcaaaaaTTGTAAATACTAAAA from Nicotiana tomentosiformis chromosome 11, ASM39032v3, whole genome shotgun sequence encodes:
- the LOC104111294 gene encoding uncharacterized protein; amino-acid sequence: MTSNIAESLNAVTKYARKLPVVELLEYMRTLLERWINEKLLNTKDTFTYLGGKYNKELEDNWTLSQKMRVRASTDYIHTVIDGVKRFIVCLQNKRCSCRQFQLDELPCSHALAALRHMNESYENYYSLYYTRESLLQTYEIPVDLLHDESKWNVPQHIAEEVVMPPTGKWQSGRPQK